The Moorella glycerini genomic interval TACCCCGGGTAAACCCTCGAGCAGCTCGACATTGGGCCGTACGCCGATGGCAATCACCAGGATGTCGGCCTTGAGTTCCCGGCCGGATTTAAGCTCCATGAGGAGGCGGCCATCATCCTCCTGGCGGATGCTGGTCAGGGTATCGTTTAAATAAAGATTGACACCCTTATCCTGCAGGAAGCCGGCTATTAAGGCTCCCGCTTCCGGGTCCAGGGCCGGAGCCCAGATACGGTCGGCCAGCTCCACCAGCGTTACTTTGACGCCCCGCTGCACCAGGCTCTCCATGGCCTTGAGACCCGTCGGGCCGGCCCCCAGGATGACGGCTTCCCGCCCGGGGATGGCAGCAGCCTCCAGGCGTCGAACGTCGTCATAGTTTATAAAGGTAAAATAGTTGGCCGGTGTTAACCCCGCAATGGGCGGCACAAAGGGCCGGCCCCCGGTGGCGAGGAGCAAACGGTCGTAGGGAAGCTTCTCACCGTTATCCAGGTGAACCTGGCAGGCTTCCGGGTCCAGTTTTACAGCCCGGCGTCCCAGGAGGACGCAGACGTTATTTTGAGCATAAAACTCTTGCGGCCGGTAGGGCATATCCTGGTCCTGGACCCGCTTTTCCAGCCAGTAGGAAATGAGGGGCCGGCCATAGGCATAATAGTTTTCCGCCGAGACGATGGTAATGGAGCCTTCCCGGTCATACTCCCGGATTCCTACCACCGCGTTGACGGCAGCTACGGAATGGCCGATCAGGACGTAGTTCATGCCCCTGCCCTCCTTTCCTCAAAAACAAGGGCCCGGTTGGGACAGCCGGCCACGCAGGCCGGCTCATCAGCCTCCCGGCAGAGGTCGCATTTTAAAGGCACCGGGCGGCCGTTTTTCTCCCCGGGCCGGATGGCGCCATAAGGACAGCTGGCCACACAGGTCCAGCAACCCACACATTTGTCTTCCTGGCAGTAGACAATCCCCGTCTCCGGATCTTTGACCATGGCCCCGGAGATGCAGCCGGCCACACAGCGGGGGTCATCGCAGTGACGGCACTGGACGGCTACCGAGAGGGGCAAACGCTCTTCGACAATAACCCGCGCCGCACCCCTTAAATTCTCGCGCTTATAGGCCCGGAAAAGATCACGGCTGCGGGAATGGGCCACAATGCAGTTCACTTCGCAGAGGTGACAGTTCATGCAGTAGGCCGGCCGGGCATACACTTTTTTCAATGGTGTTCCCTCCCCTGCTACATTGCTTCGCCGGCATGCTTGACACCCAGGAGCTTCAGTTCCACTTCGTTTAAGCCTACGCCCTGCAGGTGCAGGCGGTTGCCGCGCAGGCTCTCAATGGAGTTGATGCCCATGCCGCCCAGCATTTCTTTTATCTCGTGGGACCAGCCCCGCAGCAGGTTGTAGAGGCGTTCGGCGCCGATTTCCGGGTTCAAGCGCCGGCTGCGGTAGGGGTCCTGGGTGGCAATACCCCAGCTGCACTTGCCGGTATAGCATTTCTGGCAGAGGTGGCAGCCCAGGGCAATCAAGGCGGCGGTGGCGATGTAGACCGCATCGGCACCCAGGGCAATGGCCTTCACCACATCGGCGCTGCTGCGGAAGCCCCCGGCAGCCACCAGGGATACTTGGTTGCGGATGCCTTCCTCGCGCAAGCGTTGGTCCACGGCGGCAATGGCCAGCTCGATGGGAATACCCACATGGTCCCGGATCATGGTAGGGGCCGCCCCGGTTCCCCCGCGAAAGCCGTCAATGGCGATGATATCGGCCCCGGCCCGGGCAATACCGCTGGCAATGGCCGCCACGTTATGGACGGCCGAAATTTTGACGGATACCGGTTTCTGGTAACGGGTTGCTTCTTTTAAGGTAAAGATTAACTGCTTCAAGTCTTCAATGGAGTAGATATCATGATGGGGAGCCGATGACAGGGCATCGGTACCCTCCGGTATCATTCTCGTCGCGGCCACAGGCGCGGTAATCTTTTCCCCCGGCAGGTGGCCGCCGATGCCCGGTTTGGCTCCCTGGCCGATTTTAATTTCGATCACCCGCCCGGCATTCAGGTAACCGGCATGGACGCCGAAGCGGCCCGAGGCCACCTGCACCACGGCGTGATCGGCATACTGGTAGAGGTCTGCAGGCAGGCCGCCTTCACCGGTATTAAACAGGGTGCCGAATGCTTTGGCCGCCCGGGCCAGGGATTCAAAGGCTTCATGGCTGATGGACCCGTAAGACATGGCGGAAAACATGATAGGGGTTTCTATGGGTACCAGGGGTGTTTTGGTTTTATCCTTGCGTTCCTCCCTGCTTACCGGCTCGGTCCGGCTGCCCAGGTAAGTCCGCAGTTCCATTGGTTCCCTTAAAGGATCAATGGAAGGATTGGTCACCTGGCTGGCGTTAAGGAGCAGCCGGTCGAAATAGGTAGGAAAGGGCTGGTCGTTACCCATGCCGGTGAGGAGCACCCCGCCGGTTTCCGCCTGCTTGACAATGTTGCGCAGGTGGCCTTCCGTCCAGTGGGCATTGGGCCGCATAGGCGGCGGGTTTTTATAAATAGTCAGCGCCCCGGCCGGGCAGATGCTGACGCAGCGCTGGCAGTTGACGCAGTTGGCATCAATGGTATAGAGGCGATCGTCTTCAGCGTCATACTTTTGGGCGTCAAAGCCGCACTGGCGCACGCAGGCCAGGCATTTAATGCATTTGTTGTCATCGCGGGCGACACTGAATTCAGGCGGCATCAGGCTGAGAGTCGGCATTGGGCTTCCTCCTCCAGGCGGCCGATGACCGGCTCGCCACCCTGCGGGTACCATACCCTTTCCACGTCAGGGCAAATTTCCCGGATGGCTGCTTCCTCGCTGGCCACATACAGGGTGGCGGCGTGAGAGCCGGCTACCAGGGGCCGCAGCTTAATGCGGTCATTCAGGGCCATAATGCCGCCGCTAAAGCCGACAATGATGGAAAAGGGCCCGTTCATCAGGAGGCTACCGTAAACTACCCGCAGGCGGGTATAAAGGTCGCGTTCCGCCGCGGGCAGGCGGTCAATCTCCTGCCAGAAGGGGGCTGCCAGGACCCTGGCCGCCAGTTCCAGGGGCAGGTTATGGCGCCGGACCAGTAAATCTATGGCGTAGGCGACTACTTCAGTATCGGTCTGCAGGGTCATTTTATAACCGTACATTTCTAAAAAGCGCCGGTTGGCCCCGTAGGAAGATATCTCGCCGTTATGAACTACCGACCAATCCAGCAGGGTAAAGGGATGAGCGCCGCCCCACCAGCCGGGGGTATTGGTGGGAAAGCGGCCGTGGGCAATCCAGCTGTAGGCCTGGTACTCGTCCAGGCGGAAAAACTCGCCGATATCTTCGGGATAACCCACTCCTTTAAAGGCTCCCATGTTTTTACCGCTGGAAACGACATAGGCGCCGTTGACGCTATCATTGATGCGCATGACCAGCCGCGTCATGAAGTCGGCCTCTGTCTCTTGGGATTCTTCAATTTTCGACAGCCTGGGGGTTACAAAATAGCGCCATAGTAAGGGCGCTTTGCCAATGGACCGGACATGACGGGTGGGGATACGGTCTTCGGCTTCAATATAAAAATTATCCTTTATCAACTCTTCCACCTGGTTGCGGCTCAGCTTATCCTCAAAGAGCAGGTGGAGGGCATAATAATCTTGATATTCCGGGTAAATGCCATAGGCGGCGAAGCCGCCACCCAGGCCATTGGAGCGCTCCTGCATCAGGGCAATAGACTGGATGATGGCGCTGCCGTTAACCCGGCGGCCGTCTTTATTGATAAAGCCGCTGATGGCGCATCCCGAAGGTATCCGGTATTCTCCCTCCCTGAGCATCGTTGCTCCCTCCTTAAATGGAAGTTTAAAGTTGAAGTTTGAAGTTAGAGGTGAGAGGTGGGATACTAAAATTTCGTCAGGTACTGGTCGATCTCCCACTGGTGTACCCTGGTACGGTACTGTTCACATTCGAGTTTCTGGGCCAGGGTCAGGCGCTCATAGATATGGGGTCCCAGGGCTTCCTTGATAACCTCATCTGCGGCCAGGGCTTCCAGGGCTTCATCAAGGCTTCCCGGCAGGACGCCGATGCCTTCCGCCTGGAGTTCGGCCGGGGTCATGGCAAAGATATTTTTATCCGTCGGCGGCGGCGGGGTCAGGCCTTTTTTAATCCCGTCCAGACCGGCCTTCAGCAGTACAGCCAGGGCCAGATAGGGGTTGCAGGAAGGATCCGGGTGCCGTACTTCAATGCGGGTGGAAGGACCGCGTTTGGCCGGCACGCGGATCAAGGGGCTGCGGTTGCGCGGCGACCAGGCGATATAGACCGGCGCTTCATAACCAGGCACCAGCCGTTTATAAGAATTGACCGTCGGGTTGGTTACGGCTGCCAGGGCACGGGCATGAGTCATGACGCCGGCGATAAACTGGTAGGCGGTCTGGCTTAGACCCAGCTTGTCCTCGGGATCGTAAAAGGCGTTCCGGCCGTCTTTTGACAGGGAGATATTAACGTGCATACCCGAACCGTTAATGCCGTAAATAGGCTTGGGCATAAAGGTGGCATGGAGGCCGTGGCGCTGGGCAATGGTCCGTACCACAAATTTAAACGTGGCAATGCGGTCAGCCGTGGTCAGGGCCTCGGCGTATTTAAAGTCAATCTCATGCTGGCCGGGGGCGACCTCGTGATGGGAGGCTTCGATTTCAAAGCCCAATTGCTCCAGGGTCAGGACCATATCCCGGCGGGCGTCTTCACCCAGGTCCACCGGGGTGAGGTCAAAGTAACCGGCCCGGTCATGGGTTTCCAGGGTCGGCCGGCCGGAGGCGTCGGTGTGGAAAAGGAAGAACTCTGCTTCCGGCCCGGCGTTCATGGTGTAACCCATGGCGGCTGCTTCGGCCGTAACCTTCTTCAGGGCACAGCGGGGACAACCGGCAAAGGGCGTGCCGTCGGGGTTATAAACGTCGCAAATGAGGCGGGCTACCGTCCCCTCATGGGGCCGCCAGGGGAAAACAACGAAGGTGTCGGGATCGGGGCGCAGGTACATATCCGACTCTTCAATGCGCACAAAGCCTTCAATGGAAGAGCCGTCAAACATGAGTTCATTGTTGAGGGCCTTGGGCAACTGGTCCACGGGAATGGCTACATTTTTCAATACCCCAAAAATATCGGTAAACTGGAGGCGAACAAATTTTACCCCCCATTCCTCGGCCCGGTTTAGGACAGCCGCCCGTTTTTCCTTGTCATCCATCAGCATAAACCTCCTGCTAAATTATAGAAACTGTCTACGCCAGTTTCTTTATAAAAAGCGTCCTGCAAGAAAAGGGCATAAAAACCCTCTCCTTCAGGACGCCGTTGCCCTAAAGGGTTAGTCCGTCTTTTTGGCCTTATTGCTGCCGCCCTGGAGTTCATGGGCGACAATAATGGCTTCGGCAATGCTTTTCATGGGTACGCAGCGGTCCATACTCTGGCGCTGCATGCGCCGGTAGGCCTCGGCTTCCGTTAATCCCATGGTATCCATGAGAATGCCCTTGGCCCGCTCAATTATTTTCCGGGCGGCCAGGGTCTCCT includes:
- a CDS encoding NAD(P)/FAD-dependent oxidoreductase, which translates into the protein MNYVLIGHSVAAVNAVVGIREYDREGSITIVSAENYYAYGRPLISYWLEKRVQDQDMPYRPQEFYAQNNVCVLLGRRAVKLDPEACQVHLDNGEKLPYDRLLLATGGRPFVPPIAGLTPANYFTFINYDDVRRLEAAAIPGREAVILGAGPTGLKAMESLVQRGVKVTLVELADRIWAPALDPEAGALIAGFLQDKGVNLYLNDTLTSIRQEDDGRLLMELKSGRELKADILVIAIGVRPNVELLEGLPGVTINRGVVVGPDLSTGLPGVYAAGDVVAGNPPLLPHAAIQGKIAGRNMAGAQETYLPLPPYNTLGFLGLHIISMGNSTATGEGYELLTEVDPATLVYRKLVLKDNRLAGALLINKIDRAGIYRQLLEEGIEVTSFKDALLRPDFGLLSLPETIWQQKLAE
- a CDS encoding 4Fe-4S dicluster domain-containing protein, producing the protein MKKVYARPAYCMNCHLCEVNCIVAHSRSRDLFRAYKRENLRGAARVIVEERLPLSVAVQCRHCDDPRCVAGCISGAMVKDPETGIVYCQEDKCVGCWTCVASCPYGAIRPGEKNGRPVPLKCDLCREADEPACVAGCPNRALVFEERRAGA
- a CDS encoding glutamate synthase-related protein → MPTLSLMPPEFSVARDDNKCIKCLACVRQCGFDAQKYDAEDDRLYTIDANCVNCQRCVSICPAGALTIYKNPPPMRPNAHWTEGHLRNIVKQAETGGVLLTGMGNDQPFPTYFDRLLLNASQVTNPSIDPLREPMELRTYLGSRTEPVSREERKDKTKTPLVPIETPIMFSAMSYGSISHEAFESLARAAKAFGTLFNTGEGGLPADLYQYADHAVVQVASGRFGVHAGYLNAGRVIEIKIGQGAKPGIGGHLPGEKITAPVAATRMIPEGTDALSSAPHHDIYSIEDLKQLIFTLKEATRYQKPVSVKISAVHNVAAIASGIARAGADIIAIDGFRGGTGAAPTMIRDHVGIPIELAIAAVDQRLREEGIRNQVSLVAAGGFRSSADVVKAIALGADAVYIATAALIALGCHLCQKCYTGKCSWGIATQDPYRSRRLNPEIGAERLYNLLRGWSHEIKEMLGGMGINSIESLRGNRLHLQGVGLNEVELKLLGVKHAGEAM
- a CDS encoding class II glutamine amidotransferase → MLREGEYRIPSGCAISGFINKDGRRVNGSAIIQSIALMQERSNGLGGGFAAYGIYPEYQDYYALHLLFEDKLSRNQVEELIKDNFYIEAEDRIPTRHVRSIGKAPLLWRYFVTPRLSKIEESQETEADFMTRLVMRINDSVNGAYVVSSGKNMGAFKGVGYPEDIGEFFRLDEYQAYSWIAHGRFPTNTPGWWGGAHPFTLLDWSVVHNGEISSYGANRRFLEMYGYKMTLQTDTEVVAYAIDLLVRRHNLPLELAARVLAAPFWQEIDRLPAAERDLYTRLRVVYGSLLMNGPFSIIVGFSGGIMALNDRIKLRPLVAGSHAATLYVASEEAAIREICPDVERVWYPQGGEPVIGRLEEEAQCRLSA
- the glnA gene encoding type I glutamate--ammonia ligase encodes the protein MDDKEKRAAVLNRAEEWGVKFVRLQFTDIFGVLKNVAIPVDQLPKALNNELMFDGSSIEGFVRIEESDMYLRPDPDTFVVFPWRPHEGTVARLICDVYNPDGTPFAGCPRCALKKVTAEAAAMGYTMNAGPEAEFFLFHTDASGRPTLETHDRAGYFDLTPVDLGEDARRDMVLTLEQLGFEIEASHHEVAPGQHEIDFKYAEALTTADRIATFKFVVRTIAQRHGLHATFMPKPIYGINGSGMHVNISLSKDGRNAFYDPEDKLGLSQTAYQFIAGVMTHARALAAVTNPTVNSYKRLVPGYEAPVYIAWSPRNRSPLIRVPAKRGPSTRIEVRHPDPSCNPYLALAVLLKAGLDGIKKGLTPPPPTDKNIFAMTPAELQAEGIGVLPGSLDEALEALAADEVIKEALGPHIYERLTLAQKLECEQYRTRVHQWEIDQYLTKF